A stretch of the Corvus moneduloides isolate bCorMon1 chromosome 8, bCorMon1.pri, whole genome shotgun sequence genome encodes the following:
- the LBX1 gene encoding transcription factor LBX1, with translation MTSKEEPKPSSGEERRRSPLDHLPPPANSNKPLTPFSIEDILNKPSVRRSYTLCGTAHLLSAAEKHPPAGLPLSGRALLSQTSPLCALEELASKTFKGLEVSVLQAAEGRDGMTIFGQRQTPKKRRKSRTAFTNHQIYELEKRFLYQKYLSPADRDQIAQQLGLTNAQVITWFQNRRAKLKRDLEEMKADVESAKKLGPNPAVDIVALAELEPSAEGRGKARPGSPPPPPAAARESGAPPPPRPASPPTERPRSRRDSEEEEEEEEEDVEIDVDD, from the exons ATGACTTCCAAAGAAGAACCCAAGCCCTCCTCGGGGGAAGAACGGCGGCGGAGCCCCTTGGATCACCTCCCACCGCCGGCCAACTCCAACAAGCCCCTCACCCCCTTCAGCATCGAGGACATCCTCAACAAGCCCTCGGTGCGGAGGAGTTACACCCTCTGCGGAACGGCCCACCTCCTCTCCGCCGCCGAGAAGCACCCTCCGGCCGGGCTGCCCCTCTCCGGCCGGGCGCTGCTCTCCCAGACCTCGCCCCTCTGCGCCCTGGAAGAGCTGGCCAGCAAGACCTTCAAGGGACTGGAAGTCAGTGTGCTGCAGGCGGCCGAAG GCCGGGACGGGATGACCATCTTCGGTCAGCGGCAAACGCCGAAGAAGCGTCGGAAGTCGCGGACGGCCTTCACCAACCACCAGATCTACGAGCTGGAGAAGCGGTTCCTCTACCAAAAATACCTGTCGCCGGCGGACCGGGACCAGATCGCCCAGCAGCTGGGGCTCACCAACGCCCAGGTCATTACCTGGTTCCAGAACCGCCGCGCCAAGCTCAAGAGAGACCTGGAGGAGATGAAGGCCGACGTGGAATCGGCCAAAAAGCTGGGCCCCAACCCCGCCGTGGACATCGTGGCCTTGGCCGAGCTGGAGCCCAGCGCCGAGGGAAGGGGCAAGGCACGGCCCGggtccccgccgccgccccccgccgccgcccgggaGTCCGgcgctccgccgccgccccgccccgcctcgCCCCCCACGGAGCGGCCCCGCAGCCGCCGGGacagcgaggaggaggaggaggaggaggaggaggacgtGGAGATCGACGTGGATGACTGA